In one Nocardia tengchongensis genomic region, the following are encoded:
- a CDS encoding geranyl diphosphate 2-C-methyltransferase — protein MTALHPQTDAVLKTEYQKSVASYWNNNPNDDRVNTKLGEVDGLYHHHYGIGEPDLSVLEGPEETRQERLVKELHRLETAQADLLLDQLGDVRPGDALMDGGSGRGGTSFMANQRFGCRMDGVTISEYQVGFANDQARERGVADKVQFHFKNMLDTGFETGCKRGIWTNETTMYVDLFELFAEFSRLLEPGGRYVCITGCSNDVFGARSASVSWIDAHYGCNIHPRSEYFKALAANNLVPVAVTDLTPDTIPYWELRTHSELATGVEKPFLTSYKGELPVPDDHRR, from the coding sequence ATGACCGCGCTCCACCCCCAGACCGACGCCGTGCTGAAGACCGAATATCAGAAATCGGTCGCGTCGTATTGGAACAACAACCCCAACGACGACCGGGTGAACACCAAACTCGGCGAGGTGGACGGGCTCTACCACCATCACTACGGCATCGGCGAGCCCGATCTGTCCGTGCTCGAGGGTCCCGAAGAGACCCGGCAGGAACGCCTGGTCAAGGAACTGCACCGGCTCGAGACCGCCCAGGCCGACTTACTGCTCGACCAGCTCGGCGACGTCCGCCCCGGCGACGCGCTGATGGACGGCGGATCCGGGCGCGGCGGCACCAGTTTCATGGCCAACCAGCGCTTCGGCTGCCGGATGGACGGCGTCACCATCTCCGAGTACCAGGTGGGCTTCGCCAACGACCAGGCCCGCGAACGCGGCGTCGCCGACAAGGTGCAGTTCCATTTCAAGAATATGCTCGACACCGGGTTCGAGACCGGCTGCAAGCGCGGTATCTGGACCAACGAGACCACCATGTACGTGGACCTGTTCGAGCTGTTCGCGGAATTCTCCCGGCTGCTCGAGCCCGGCGGCCGCTACGTCTGCATCACCGGCTGCTCCAATGATGTCTTCGGCGCCCGCTCGGCCTCGGTGAGCTGGATCGACGCCCACTACGGCTGCAACATCCACCCGCGCAGCGAGTACTTCAAGGCCCTGGCCGCCAACAACCTGGTCCCGGTGGCGGTCACCGACCTCACCCCGGACACCATCCCGTACTGGGAGCTGCGCACCCACTCCGAGCTCGCGACCGGTGTCGAGAAACCGTTCCTGACCTCGTACAAGGGGGAGCTTCCAGTACCTGATGATCACCGCCGATAA
- a CDS encoding family 2 encapsulin nanocompartment cargo protein terpene cyclase: protein MSVLSRAAAPPATHEVAAAVAALLTNLDTTAPRTLLAAAEAAAALGDRSPGVADPGAPEVLSPRRLLGPSGLGAPSLRVNLPTPQVITELAGQASRPPSPAGGAVPTPRPPTSPAHSRGPIPRALGSGRVPAPPAETRAAERIPPLPPVPSGPAATGPTGVLPGSGGPIASGPTGIGTASTRRTRAAQRPVIPALYCPPPVRDNPALAAAVNTGIIAWAEEIGLYEGRLDDLRKADFGRLIMLAHPDCDDSDRLLAAAKCAVSEWSVDDYYCEEDASDIAPDGTRSSAEAELGPRLELAAAAMDPVHLPPRYQLEVENAMRNDPILRAFRTSFEHLSKFATPAQVARLRTEIAGWFIALGAEAGWRTAGRMPPVWEYLLNRQPHSFLPCMAPLDAVGGYELPAAEYADPRVRRVVTTAALASQMVNDLYSMAREDLSGGREFNLPTVLAAEENCSRREAVQRTAEVHDELVHRFEAEAGALAATGSPELRRFLTGLWAWMGGNRAWHADSRRYNDDP, encoded by the coding sequence ATGTCGGTGCTCTCCCGCGCCGCGGCCCCGCCTGCCACCCACGAGGTGGCGGCGGCCGTCGCCGCTCTGCTGACCAACCTCGACACCACCGCACCCCGGACCCTGCTCGCGGCGGCCGAAGCCGCTGCGGCCCTTGGTGATCGATCCCCCGGCGTCGCCGATCCCGGCGCACCCGAGGTGCTCTCCCCCCGACGGCTGCTCGGCCCCTCCGGCCTCGGGGCCCCGAGTCTCCGCGTGAACCTACCCACCCCCCAGGTGATCACGGAGCTCGCGGGACAGGCATCGCGGCCGCCGTCGCCTGCCGGCGGCGCGGTGCCGACGCCGCGCCCACCCACCTCCCCGGCCCACTCGCGGGGTCCGATCCCCCGCGCCCTGGGATCCGGGCGGGTGCCCGCTCCGCCCGCGGAAACCCGTGCCGCGGAACGTATTCCACCGCTTCCACCCGTGCCGTCCGGCCCGGCTGCCACCGGTCCGACCGGAGTCCTTCCGGGCAGCGGCGGGCCGATCGCGAGCGGCCCCACCGGCATCGGCACCGCCTCGACCCGGCGGACCCGCGCCGCACAGCGGCCGGTGATCCCGGCCCTCTACTGTCCGCCACCGGTGCGGGACAACCCCGCGCTCGCGGCGGCGGTGAATACCGGGATCATCGCGTGGGCCGAGGAGATCGGGCTCTACGAGGGCCGGCTCGACGATCTCCGCAAGGCCGACTTCGGGCGTCTGATCATGCTCGCCCATCCGGACTGCGATGACTCCGACCGATTGCTGGCCGCCGCGAAATGCGCGGTGTCGGAGTGGTCGGTGGACGACTACTACTGCGAGGAGGACGCCAGCGATATCGCGCCGGACGGCACCAGGTCCAGCGCGGAGGCCGAGTTGGGGCCACGCCTCGAATTGGCCGCCGCCGCCATGGATCCGGTGCATCTGCCGCCGCGGTATCAGCTCGAGGTCGAGAATGCGATGCGGAACGATCCGATCCTGCGGGCCTTCCGGACCTCGTTCGAGCATCTGTCGAAGTTCGCCACCCCGGCCCAGGTGGCCCGGTTGCGCACCGAGATCGCGGGCTGGTTCATCGCGCTCGGCGCGGAGGCGGGCTGGCGGACCGCCGGGCGAATGCCGCCGGTCTGGGAGTACCTGCTGAACCGGCAACCGCACAGCTTCCTGCCCTGCATGGCCCCGCTGGACGCGGTCGGCGGGTACGAGCTGCCGGCCGCGGAGTACGCCGATCCGCGGGTGCGGCGGGTGGTCACCACCGCCGCGCTGGCCAGCCAGATGGTCAACGACCTCTACTCGATGGCCCGCGAGGACCTGTCCGGCGGACGGGAATTCAACCTCCCGACCGTGCTGGCCGCCGAGGAGAACTGCTCACGCCGGGAGGCCGTGCAGCGCACCGCCGAGGTTCACGACGAACTGGTGCACCGCTTCGAGGCCGAGGCGGGCGCGCTCGCCGCCACCGGTTCCCCGGAACTGCGCCGCTTCCTGACCGGTCTGTGGGCCTGGATGGGCGGGAACCGGGCCTGGCACGCGGACAGCCGCCGCTACAACGACGACCCCTGA
- a CDS encoding family 2B encapsulin nanocompartment shell protein translates to MTIELPVELQNGQRKSLSTAAASQLAHTTKSEPQMQGISSRWLTRSLPWTQVKGGVYRVNRRLTHTVGNGEVEYIINGPHARVIPLELTELPQLRGFGDEEVLATVAGRFEQRDLPAGTVVAEFGNPMDQVLLIVHGKLSKIGTGEYGETTKLGMLGGGDYFGDETLTDAGAIWPVTIKTVTPTTMLVLPRSTVEQLTANIPALAEHLSAVAQAPALPQNKYGEAEIVISSGHSGEPMLEGTYVDYDGQPREYELSLGQSVLRVHTRVADLFNDPMDQIEQQLRLTIEALYERREYDLVNNPDFGLLNNCDLKQRIYSESGAPAPDDMDELLSMRRSTKLFLAHPKAIAAFGRECTRRGLYPDPVEVDGHRVPAWRGVPIFPCGKIPVSANQTTSILAMRTGEKEQGVIGLHQTGIPDEYEPSLNVRFKGIDDQSIISYLVSCYYSAAVLVPDALGILDNVLVARQSD, encoded by the coding sequence ATGACCATCGAATTGCCCGTCGAGCTCCAAAACGGCCAACGCAAATCCCTCAGCACCGCCGCCGCCAGCCAGCTGGCCCACACCACCAAGTCCGAACCGCAAATGCAGGGCATCAGCTCCCGCTGGCTGACCCGCTCGCTGCCGTGGACCCAGGTCAAGGGCGGTGTCTACCGGGTCAACCGCCGCCTCACCCACACGGTCGGCAACGGCGAGGTGGAGTACATCATCAACGGCCCGCACGCCCGGGTCATCCCGCTCGAACTGACCGAACTGCCGCAGCTGCGCGGCTTCGGCGACGAAGAGGTGCTGGCCACCGTGGCCGGGCGCTTCGAACAGCGGGACCTGCCCGCCGGCACCGTGGTCGCCGAATTCGGCAACCCGATGGACCAGGTGCTGCTCATCGTGCACGGCAAACTCTCCAAGATCGGCACCGGCGAATACGGCGAGACCACCAAGCTCGGTATGCTCGGTGGCGGCGACTACTTCGGCGACGAGACGCTCACCGACGCGGGCGCCATCTGGCCGGTCACGATCAAGACGGTCACCCCCACCACCATGCTGGTGCTGCCCCGTTCCACCGTGGAACAGCTGACCGCGAACATTCCGGCACTGGCCGAACACCTTTCCGCCGTCGCGCAGGCGCCGGCGCTGCCGCAGAACAAGTACGGCGAGGCCGAGATCGTCATCTCCTCCGGCCATTCCGGAGAGCCGATGCTCGAGGGCACCTACGTCGACTACGACGGGCAACCGCGCGAATACGAGCTCAGCCTGGGCCAGTCGGTGCTGCGCGTGCACACCCGCGTCGCCGACCTGTTCAACGATCCGATGGATCAGATCGAGCAGCAGTTGCGCCTGACCATCGAGGCCCTCTACGAGCGCCGCGAATACGACCTGGTCAACAACCCGGACTTCGGGCTGCTCAACAACTGCGACCTGAAACAGCGCATCTACAGCGAGTCCGGCGCACCCGCCCCGGACGACATGGACGAACTGCTGTCCATGCGGCGCAGCACCAAGCTGTTCCTGGCCCACCCCAAGGCGATCGCCGCGTTCGGCCGCGAATGCACCAGGCGCGGACTGTATCCCGACCCGGTCGAGGTGGACGGCCACCGGGTGCCGGCCTGGCGCGGGGTGCCGATCTTCCCGTGCGGCAAGATCCCGGTCAGCGCGAATCAAACCACCTCGATTCTCGCCATGCGCACCGGCGAGAAGGAGCAGGGCGTGATCGGCTTGCACCAGACCGGAATTCCGGACGAGTACGAGCCCAGCCTCAACGTCCGGTTCAAGGGCATCGACGATCAGTCGATCATCTCCTACCTGGTCAGCTGCTACTACTCGGCCGCCGTCCTGGTCCCCGACGCGCTCGGCATTCTCGACAATGTGCTGGTCGCCCGTCAGTCCGACTGA
- a CDS encoding AMP-binding protein: protein MSGREAVKFNTRSVVGPIERLVATAQNGLEVIRFGGLVHDIESSPYEVVERKRMYRLRHYFPDDTGAERPVVVLVPPIMVTAEIWDVNAADGAVGILHQGGIDCWVVDFGSPATEEGGWDRDLADHVLAVSSAIDTVTEITGRAVHLMGYSQGGMFAYQTAAYRYGKGIESIVTFGSPVDAVAGMPFGLPHGLAADAADFLTDHVLNRLPITDSMVRLGFQALDPVKTVRSRLDFLRQLHNREALLPKERQRRFLEVDGWLGYPGPALTDLLQQFVKHNRMMLGGFVIRDQLISLAEIKCPILAFVGEVDDIGQPAAVRGIVRAAPNAEVYETSIVAGHFGLVSGSTATKQTWPVVRDWVNHLSGRGDLPVQVDRMSTEVVRGGPRTGLTRVVHALGTLAEAGTSVGKTIEGVAGQTLRGTVELTSEAARALPRLTRLGMIQPHTRISLGRLLTEQARRAPQRDLFLFEDRVHTQEAVNERIDNVVRGLISVGVRPATRVGVVMETRPSALAAIAALSRLGAVAVLLAPGSELSKVAELTGTKLIMADPENLASAAATGHRVLVLGGGDARDIDIPLGADVVDMEQIDPAKVELPAWYRPDPGLARELAFILVTGTGDKFDVKYVTNHRWALSAFGTASAADLDRHDTVYCLAPLHHSSGLLVSLGGAVAGGSRIALARSLEPPRFAEEVHRYGVTVVTYTWTMLRDVLDADTFPAGHPHPIRLFIGSGMPAGLWRRAQERFAPAKVLEFYASIEGDVVLANVSGAKIGSKGRPVPGTARVELIAYDPLTDEILAEDSGFARRCADNEVGLLIGTVSDSVDLSAGGLRGVFAPGDAWMPTENLFRRDSDGDYWLMDRTDTVIPTPRGPVYTQPIVDVLNDITAVDMEVAFALPARDRVLAVAAVSIREGFSLAPKDVTEAVRALAPDQRPDIVYVVDDIPRSSTFRPSTRAVQAAGRAEPDDRTWWYNRTTDAYEVLTPDLAARLFA, encoded by the coding sequence ATGTCTGGGAGAGAAGCCGTGAAATTCAATACGAGGTCCGTCGTGGGTCCGATCGAGCGACTCGTCGCGACCGCGCAGAACGGGCTCGAGGTGATCCGGTTCGGGGGGCTGGTTCACGACATCGAGTCGTCGCCGTACGAAGTGGTCGAGCGCAAGCGGATGTATCGCCTGCGGCACTACTTCCCCGACGACACCGGCGCCGAGCGCCCCGTGGTGGTGTTGGTGCCGCCCATCATGGTGACCGCCGAGATCTGGGACGTGAATGCCGCCGATGGGGCGGTCGGCATTCTGCACCAGGGCGGAATCGATTGCTGGGTGGTCGATTTCGGCTCGCCCGCCACCGAGGAGGGCGGCTGGGACCGTGACCTGGCCGACCACGTGCTCGCGGTCTCCAGCGCCATCGACACGGTCACCGAGATCACCGGGCGCGCCGTGCATCTCATGGGGTACTCCCAGGGCGGCATGTTCGCCTACCAGACCGCGGCCTACCGCTACGGCAAGGGCATCGAGTCCATCGTCACCTTCGGCAGCCCGGTCGACGCCGTCGCCGGCATGCCCTTCGGCCTGCCGCACGGGCTGGCCGCCGACGCCGCCGACTTCCTCACCGACCACGTGCTGAACCGGCTGCCCATCACCGATTCCATGGTGCGCCTGGGCTTCCAGGCCCTGGACCCGGTCAAAACGGTCCGGTCCCGCCTGGACTTCCTGCGCCAGCTGCACAACCGCGAGGCCCTGCTGCCCAAGGAGCGGCAGCGTCGCTTCCTGGAGGTCGACGGCTGGCTCGGCTACCCGGGCCCCGCGCTCACCGACCTGCTCCAGCAGTTCGTCAAGCACAATCGAATGATGCTGGGCGGCTTCGTGATCCGCGACCAGCTCATCTCGCTGGCCGAGATCAAGTGCCCGATCCTGGCCTTCGTCGGCGAGGTCGACGACATCGGCCAGCCCGCCGCCGTGCGCGGCATCGTGCGCGCCGCCCCCAACGCCGAGGTGTACGAGACCAGCATTGTGGCCGGGCATTTCGGACTCGTCTCGGGGTCCACCGCCACCAAGCAGACCTGGCCCGTGGTCCGCGACTGGGTCAACCACCTCAGCGGCCGCGGTGACCTGCCCGTGCAGGTCGACCGGATGAGCACCGAGGTGGTGCGCGGCGGACCGCGCACCGGGCTCACCCGGGTCGTGCACGCCCTGGGCACCCTGGCCGAGGCCGGGACCAGCGTCGGCAAGACCATCGAGGGCGTGGCCGGGCAGACCCTGCGCGGCACCGTCGAACTCACCAGCGAGGCCGCCCGCGCGCTGCCCCGGCTGACCCGCCTGGGCATGATCCAGCCGCACACCCGGATCTCGCTGGGCCGCTTGCTCACCGAGCAGGCGCGCCGGGCGCCGCAGCGGGACCTGTTCCTGTTCGAGGACCGCGTCCACACCCAGGAGGCGGTGAACGAGCGCATCGACAACGTGGTGCGCGGACTGATCTCGGTCGGCGTGCGCCCGGCCACCCGGGTCGGCGTGGTCATGGAGACCCGGCCCAGCGCGCTGGCCGCGATCGCCGCGCTCTCCCGGCTCGGCGCGGTCGCCGTGCTGCTCGCCCCGGGCAGTGAGCTGTCCAAGGTCGCCGAACTGACCGGCACCAAGCTGATCATGGCCGATCCCGAGAACCTCGCCAGCGCGGCGGCCACCGGGCATCGGGTGCTGGTGCTCGGCGGCGGCGACGCCCGCGACATCGACATCCCGCTCGGCGCCGACGTCGTCGACATGGAGCAGATCGACCCGGCGAAGGTGGAGCTGCCCGCCTGGTACCGGCCGGATCCGGGCCTGGCCCGGGAGCTGGCCTTCATCCTGGTCACCGGCACCGGCGACAAGTTCGACGTCAAGTACGTCACCAACCACCGGTGGGCGCTGTCGGCCTTCGGCACCGCCTCGGCCGCGGATCTGGACCGCCACGACACCGTGTACTGCCTGGCGCCGCTGCACCATTCGTCCGGATTGCTGGTGAGTCTGGGCGGCGCGGTCGCCGGCGGCAGCCGCATCGCCCTGGCCCGCTCGCTGGAGCCGCCGCGCTTCGCCGAGGAGGTGCACCGTTACGGCGTCACCGTGGTCACCTACACCTGGACCATGCTGCGCGACGTCCTCGACGCCGACACCTTCCCCGCCGGGCATCCGCACCCGATCCGCCTGTTCATCGGCTCGGGCATGCCCGCCGGCCTGTGGCGGCGCGCCCAGGAGCGCTTCGCCCCGGCCAAGGTGCTGGAGTTCTACGCCTCCATCGAGGGCGACGTGGTGCTGGCCAACGTGTCCGGCGCGAAGATCGGGTCCAAGGGGCGTCCCGTCCCCGGCACCGCACGCGTCGAACTCATCGCCTACGACCCGCTGACCGACGAGATCCTGGCCGAGGACAGCGGTTTCGCCCGCCGCTGCGCCGACAACGAGGTGGGCCTGCTCATCGGCACGGTGTCCGACAGCGTCGATCTGTCTGCGGGTGGTCTGCGCGGCGTGTTCGCGCCCGGCGACGCCTGGATGCCCACCGAGAACCTGTTCCGCCGCGACAGCGACGGCGACTACTGGCTGATGGACCGCACCGACACGGTGATCCCGACGCCGCGCGGACCGGTCTACACCCAGCCGATCGTGGACGTGCTCAACGACATCACCGCCGTCGACATGGAGGTCGCCTTCGCGCTGCCCGCACGCGACCGCGTCCTGGCGGTGGCCGCGGTCAGCATTCGCGAGGGATTCTCCTTGGCCCCCAAAGATGTCACCGAAGCGGTCCGGGCACTGGCCCCCGACCAGCGCCCCGACATCGTCTACGTCGTCGACGACATCCCGCGCAGCTCCACCTTCCGCCCCTCCACTCGCGCGGTGCAGGCGGCGGGCCGCGCCGAACCCGACGACCGCACCTGGTGGTACAACCGGACCACCGACGCCTACGAGGTCCTGACCCCGGACCTGGCGGCCCGTCTGTTCGCCTGA